In Clupea harengus chromosome 1, Ch_v2.0.2, whole genome shotgun sequence, one DNA window encodes the following:
- the LOC105912862 gene encoding pyruvate dehydrogenase (acetyl-transferring) kinase isozyme 2, mitochondrial-like — protein MKFVRFLMKNAALANVPKQIDHFSKFSPSPLSMKQFLDFGSTNACEKTSFAFLRQELPVRLSNIMKEISLMPDRLLSTPSVQLVQSWYIQSLIEILEFLDKRPDDHSILDAFNDALVTIRNRHNDVVPTMAQGIIEYKDAFGPDPVTSQNIQYFLDRFYMSRISIRMLINQHTLVFDGTTNPAHPYTIGCIDSQCEVTEVIRDAFESAKMLCEQYYLGAPELEMREINANTRNEAISISYVPSHLYHMLFELFKNAMRATFENHEDSYNLPAIQVTVALGGEDLTIKMSDRGGGVPFRKLDRLFSYMYSTAPRPNIGEHQRAPLAGFGYGLPISRLYARYFQGDLQLFSMEGYGTDAVIHMKALSTDSVEKLPVFNKTALRHYKFSQEADDWCVPSKEPLDLAVYRVTK, from the exons ATGAAGTTCGTAAGATTTCTCATGAAGAATGCTGCGCTGGCGAATGTACCCAAGCAGATAGACCATTTCTCAAAattttctccatctcctctgtcaATGAAGCAATTCTTGGATTTTG GCTCCACGAACGCCTGCGAGAAGACCTCGTTCGCCTTCCTGCGACAAGAGCTGCCCGTCCGGCTGTCCAACATCATGAAGGAGATTAGCCTTATGCCAGACCGCCTGCTCTCCACCCCATCCGTGCAGCTTGTACAGAGCTG GTACATCCAGAGTCTGATAGAAATCCTGGAATTCCTTGACAAGAGACCTGACGACCACAGTATTTTAGATGC GTTTAACGATGCCTTGGTGACCATCAGGAACCGGCACAATGACGTGGTGCCCACCATGGCTCAGGGGATCATTGAATACAAAGATGCGTTTGGTCCGGACCCCGTCACCAGCCAGAACATTCAGTACTTTCTGGACCGCTTCTATATGAGCCGCATCTCTATTCGTATGCTCATCAACCAACACA CTCTTGTCTTTGATGGGACCACCAATCCAGCTCATCCTTACACTATCGGGTGCATTGACTCTCAGTGCGAAGTCACTGAGGTTATCCGAG ATGCCTTTGAGAGCGCCAAGATGCTCTGTGAACAGTACTACCTGGGAGCTCCTGAGCTTGAGATGAGAGAGATTAATG CTAATACCAGGAACGAGGCAATCTCCATATCTTATGTCCCCTCCCACTTGTACCATATGTTGTTTGAGCTCTTCAAG AATGCTATGAGGGCAACTTTTGAGAACCATGAAGACAGCTACAATCTTCCTGCAATCCAAGTTACTGTGGCCCTAGGTGGAGAAGACCTTACAATTAAG atgAGTGATAGAGGTGGCGGTGTTCCCTTCAGGAAGCTCGATAGACTCTTCAGCTACATGTATTCTACAGCTCCAAGACCAAATATCGGGGAACACCAGAGAGCCCCACTG GCTGGGTTTGGCTATGGGCTCCCCATCTCTCGCCTCTATGCTCGCTACTTCCAGGGAGACCTACAGCTGTTCTCCATGGAGGGTTATGGCACAGATGCAGTTATTCACATGAAG GCTCTGTCCACTGATTCTGTGGAGAAGTTGCCGGTGTTCAACAAGACTGCCCTGCGGCATTACAAGTTCAGCCAAGAGGCCGATGATTGGTGTGTGCCCAGTAAGGAGCCCCTCGACCTGGCAGTGTACCGCGTGACCAAGTGA